From one Mycolicibacterium sp. HK-90 genomic stretch:
- a CDS encoding alpha-keto acid decarboxylase family protein: MAENGYTVGDYLLDRLAELGVTEVFGVPGDYQLEFLDHIVAHPKVNWVGGANELNAGYAADGYGRLRGMAALVTTFGVGELSAANAIAGSYAEHVPVVHIVGAPSKDSQGARRVVHHTLGDGDFEHFLRMSREITCAQANLVPATATREIDRVLSEVREQKRPGYLLIATDVARFPTEPPSVPLARYTGGTSPRALSMFTAAVAEMIGDHRLTVLADFLVHRLDCVDELGALLAADTVPHATLMWGKSLVDETSPNYLGIYAGAASEDSVREAIEDAPVLVTAGVLFTDMVSGFFSQRIDPARTIDIGVNQSVVAGQVYAPLDMAAALDAVTAILTERGLTSPALPPAPARAPADPPARDAALTQESLWDRLSQALTPGNVVLADQGTSFYGMAGHRLPSGVTFIGQPLWGSIGYTLPAALGAGLADRDRRTVLLIGDGAAQLTIQELGSFGREGLAPVVIVVNNDGYTVERAIHGVTAEYNDITGWCWTELPAALGVPDALTFRVSTYGELDDALTIAAATPQHMVFLEVMLGRMDIPPLLTELAQSASAANAG; this comes from the coding sequence ATGGCTGAAAACGGCTACACCGTCGGTGACTATCTGCTGGACCGGCTCGCCGAACTCGGGGTGACCGAGGTCTTCGGCGTGCCAGGCGACTATCAGTTGGAGTTCCTCGACCACATCGTGGCTCACCCGAAAGTGAACTGGGTCGGTGGCGCCAACGAGCTCAACGCCGGTTATGCCGCCGACGGCTACGGCCGGCTGCGGGGTATGGCCGCGCTGGTCACCACCTTCGGTGTCGGCGAACTGTCGGCGGCGAATGCGATTGCGGGCAGTTACGCCGAGCACGTCCCGGTGGTGCACATCGTCGGCGCGCCGTCGAAGGATTCCCAGGGTGCCCGCCGCGTCGTGCACCACACCCTCGGTGACGGCGACTTCGAACACTTTCTGCGGATGAGTCGTGAAATCACCTGTGCACAAGCCAATTTGGTGCCTGCGACGGCCACCCGCGAGATCGACCGGGTGCTCTCGGAAGTGCGTGAGCAGAAGCGGCCCGGCTACCTGTTGATCGCGACGGACGTGGCCCGGTTCCCCACCGAGCCGCCCAGCGTGCCACTGGCCCGCTACACCGGCGGCACGAGTCCGCGGGCGCTGTCGATGTTCACCGCGGCGGTCGCCGAGATGATCGGCGATCACCGACTGACCGTGCTGGCCGATTTTCTGGTGCACCGATTGGACTGCGTCGACGAGCTCGGTGCGCTGCTGGCCGCCGACACCGTGCCGCACGCCACGCTGATGTGGGGCAAGAGCCTGGTCGACGAGACTTCACCGAACTACCTGGGCATCTACGCCGGTGCGGCCAGCGAGGATTCGGTGCGTGAGGCGATCGAAGATGCTCCGGTGCTGGTGACCGCGGGGGTGTTGTTCACCGACATGGTCAGCGGATTCTTCAGTCAGCGCATCGACCCGGCTCGCACCATCGACATCGGCGTCAACCAGAGTGTGGTGGCCGGACAGGTCTACGCCCCGCTGGACATGGCGGCCGCGCTCGACGCCGTCACCGCGATCCTCACCGAGCGGGGCCTCACCTCGCCGGCGCTGCCGCCCGCGCCCGCCCGAGCGCCCGCCGACCCACCGGCCCGGGACGCCGCGCTGACTCAGGAATCATTGTGGGACAGGCTTTCTCAGGCCCTGACCCCGGGCAATGTGGTCCTCGCCGACCAGGGGACATCGTTCTACGGGATGGCCGGGCACCGGTTGCCGTCCGGGGTCACCTTCATCGGCCAGCCGCTGTGGGGTTCGATCGGCTACACCCTGCCCGCCGCGCTCGGCGCCGGGCTCGCCGATCGAGACCGGCGCACCGTGCTGCTGATCGGCGACGGCGCAGCCCAGCTCACGATCCAGGAATTGGGCTCGTTCGGCCGCGAGGGCCTGGCACCCGTTGTCATCGTGGTCAACAACGACGGGTACACCGTGGAACGCGCAATCCACGGTGTCACAGCCGAATACAACGACATCACCGGATGGTGCTGGACCGAGCTGCCCGCCGCGCTGGGAGTGCCCGACGCCCTCACCTTCCGGGTCAGCACCTACGGCGAGCTCGACGATGCCCTGACCATCGCGGCCGCGACGCCGCAGCACATGGTATTCCTGGAGGTGATGCTGGGCCGCATGGACATCCCGCCGCTGTTGACCGAGTTGGCGCAGTCCGCCTCGGCGGCCAACGCGGGGTGA
- a CDS encoding SRPBCC family protein produces MATSDSREVVIEATPEEILDVVADVEATPTWSPQYQRAEILETYDDGRPKQVKMTVKAAGLTDEQVIEYTWSENKVSWTLVRAGQLKAQDASYTLTPEGDKTRVRFDITIDLSVPLPGFILKRTMKGGVETATDGLRKQVLKVKKG; encoded by the coding sequence ATGGCAACCAGCGATTCCCGTGAAGTAGTCATCGAGGCGACCCCGGAAGAGATCCTCGACGTCGTCGCCGACGTCGAGGCGACGCCCACCTGGTCACCGCAGTACCAGCGCGCGGAGATCCTCGAGACCTACGACGACGGCCGGCCCAAGCAGGTCAAGATGACCGTCAAGGCCGCCGGGCTGACCGACGAGCAGGTGATCGAGTACACCTGGAGCGAGAACAAGGTGAGCTGGACGCTGGTGCGGGCGGGTCAGCTCAAGGCGCAGGACGCCAGCTACACCTTGACGCCCGAGGGAGACAAGACCCGGGTTCGGTTCGACATCACCATCGACCTGTCGGTGCCCCTGCCCGGCTTCATCCTCAAGCGCACCATGAAGGGCGGGGTCGAGACTGCCACCGACGGCCTGCGCAAGCAGGTGCTCAAGGTCAAGAAGGGCTGA
- a CDS encoding UBP-type zinc finger domain-containing protein — MSDAVDPTVRPSGPGCVDCEAGGGWWVHLRRCAACGHIGCCDDSLARHASAHWRETGHPIIRSFEPGEGWFWNFETNEYYDGPELAPPQHHPKDQPVPGPKGRVPKDWADQLRNR; from the coding sequence ATGAGTGATGCGGTTGATCCGACGGTCCGCCCCAGCGGGCCCGGCTGTGTGGACTGCGAAGCCGGCGGCGGCTGGTGGGTGCATCTGCGACGATGCGCGGCGTGCGGGCACATCGGCTGCTGTGATGATTCGCTGGCACGGCACGCGTCGGCGCATTGGCGCGAAACCGGCCATCCGATCATCCGCTCGTTCGAGCCGGGTGAGGGCTGGTTCTGGAACTTCGAGACCAACGAGTACTACGACGGGCCCGAACTTGCCCCGCCGCAGCATCATCCCAAAGATCAGCCCGTTCCCGGGCCGAAGGGCCGCGTGCCCAAGGACTGGGCCGACCAGCTACGCAACCGCTAG